A stretch of DNA from Halobacteriovorax vibrionivorans:
GTGGACTATACCAACACTACAAAGGAATGAATTATATCGTACACGATACAGTGAGACATTCTGAAACACTTGAAGAATTAGTTTATTATGAATGTCTTTATGAAAACGATCTTGGAAAGCTTTGGGTAAGACCAAAAGAGATGTTTTTAGAAACTGTTATCATCGATGGTGTTGAGACACCACGCTTTAAATATATTGGTGATCAAAAGGCCAATTCCCGCCTATGAAACATATTAAGCTTAAGAAGGTAAAGCGTCTGTCTTCGTGGAGAAAAGTTTCCATCAATACTTGGAAAATGCCTGTTGACCCATCGACTTATGGACTTCTTAAGTTTAATGCCAAAAACTTTGAAAGCTTTGCAAAAGAGAATGGAGTTACACCAACTCACTTATTTACAAAAGTCATCGCACAAGTGTTTCATGAAAATCCTGAGATAAATCGAATCGTAAGAGGTGCAAACCTCTACCAACGAGAAAGTGTTGATATCTTCTTACAAGTATCTGTCGATCACAAAGGACATGATCTTTCCGGAGCGATTATTCGAGATGCCGACAAAAAGTCAGTATTTGAAATAAGAAAAGAGCTCATGGAAAGTGCTCAAAATATTAGAGACAATAAAGATAAGTCTTTTAAAAAAGTAAAAAAGATTGTCTCTCTCATTCCTAATTTCCTAACTCGTCCCCTTCTCTATTTACTTGATCTTGCAATGTATCGATTCAATTTCTACTCACCGCTATTTGGTGTAAAGAATGACCCGTTTGGCTCATGTATGATTACAAGTGTAGGAAATTTTGGTGCCGAGTTTGCATTTGCTCCTATCCCAACGATATCTCATGTACCAATAGTTCTGAGCTTATTTAAAGTTAAAAATGAGCCTATTGTAGAAGATGACAAGGTCATCATACAGAAAACACTTAGCGTTGGTGTAACTCTAGATCACCGAATTATTGATGGAGTTTATGCCAGTCGAATTATTGCAGGCATTAAAAAGTATGTGGAAAGTCCACAACTACTTTAAATTACATCTGTCTTCCAATTAAACGGCCCAGTAGAATTTTCAAACTTCAATAAAAAACCACGAGTCTCACTTAAACTATATCTATGTTAAAAAAGAGCCTCATTCTATTAAGCTTAGCTTCGTCAGTAATGGCCCAGATCCCTTTTGGCGATACTCCTTATGTTATCGATCTTTCTTCTAGTGAAAGAGATAATTACATATACGAAAAAGACTCTTACGGACGTCTACAAAACTCACAATGGTATGAGCTAACTTGGTATAAACTTCAAACCGATTTTAAAATAGATATTGATAAATATATTGAATTCTATAATGGCCAAACTTTTAATGAGGCGAAAATCAACTATTATTCTCAATTCGATTTTTCAAAAGAAGAAAGATTCCATTTAACAGATACTAGACCTCTTAGAGAATGGGGATTCTTAAATCATCCACCATTGCTAGAAAAACTAGATAATTTATCGAAGTTTTCAAAGAACTATCATCAAATTGATTATAAGAACTTAAATCATAGATTTTTCACTGAAAGCTTTAACAAGAAAATGGATAAAGTTTCAAAGTCTGAATTGAGTTTTGGAAATAAGATAGAAGTTCTAGAAAATACAAATTCATATCAGAGGAAATTAAGTCTAATCAAAAATGCTAAAGATGAGATCCTTATGTCATCGTTAAGCTTTGTCTGTGATTCATCTGTAAAGGTTCTTGTTAGCGAACTTATTAAAGCAAAGAACAGAGGCGTTGAAGTTTATGCAATGGATGACAGTATGATGTCTAAGCTCCTTGGTCATAGTGAATGCCCAAAGAGACTTAAAAAAGCCGGAGTACAATTCATCAGGGCAAATGATTTTTGGCGCCATGAGGGAAGAACAGTTTATCACCACAAGAAATTGATTATAGATGGAGAGATCGCAATAGTTGGAGGACAAAATCAACTCAATGCAGATAATCTTTCAATGGGAACAGACTTTAAAAACAAAGATATCGATATTCTCATAGAGGGACCGATGGTTACTGATATTGCTATTGGCTTTTTAAAAGACTGGCAATATTTTAAAAAGAAGAAAACACGCCCAATTAGAGACCACAAAAGGCGTATAGTAAGGTACACAGGAAAAGATATTCACAATCTTTCTCATAAGCTTAGTATGTATGAAACGAAAAGAGATGAAGAAAGATTACTTCAAAAGCGCGGTCAAGAGTATTACAGAGAAATTCTTAATGATTCAGATAGAAGAATGAAAGGAGTATGTCGCTTCATTCAACAATCACCATATGAGAATCAAAGAAATATTGGAGAGGCTTATCTTCTGGCACTGGATAATACAAAGAACTACCTAGGTATTATGGACCCAATTCGAACAGACACATACTACCCTTCTGTTTTTAAGGATGCTCCATTCATTGAGAAGCTCGATTCATTTAAAATGTTTAATAAACTACATTTTAAAGTTAAGAGTTTACAAGAAAGAGGGCTACCAGTTGACTTCATTACAAC
This window harbors:
- a CDS encoding DUF1653 domain-containing protein codes for the protein MKDIVKGGLYQHYKGMNYIVHDTVRHSETLEELVYYECLYENDLGKLWVRPKEMFLETVIIDGVETPRFKYIGDQKANSRL
- a CDS encoding 2-oxo acid dehydrogenase subunit E2, yielding MKHIKLKKVKRLSSWRKVSINTWKMPVDPSTYGLLKFNAKNFESFAKENGVTPTHLFTKVIAQVFHENPEINRIVRGANLYQRESVDIFLQVSVDHKGHDLSGAIIRDADKKSVFEIRKELMESAQNIRDNKDKSFKKVKKIVSLIPNFLTRPLLYLLDLAMYRFNFYSPLFGVKNDPFGSCMITSVGNFGAEFAFAPIPTISHVPIVLSLFKVKNEPIVEDDKVIIQKTLSVGVTLDHRIIDGVYASRIIAGIKKYVESPQLL
- a CDS encoding phospholipase D-like domain-containing protein, with product MLKKSLILLSLASSVMAQIPFGDTPYVIDLSSSERDNYIYEKDSYGRLQNSQWYELTWYKLQTDFKIDIDKYIEFYNGQTFNEAKINYYSQFDFSKEERFHLTDTRPLREWGFLNHPPLLEKLDNLSKFSKNYHQIDYKNLNHRFFTESFNKKMDKVSKSELSFGNKIEVLENTNSYQRKLSLIKNAKDEILMSSLSFVCDSSVKVLVSELIKAKNRGVEVYAMDDSMMSKLLGHSECPKRLKKAGVQFIRANDFWRHEGRTVYHHKKLIIDGEIAIVGGQNQLNADNLSMGTDFKNKDIDILIEGPMVTDIAIGFLKDWQYFKKKKTRPIRDHKRRIVRYTGKDIHNLSHKLSMYETKRDEERLLQKRGQEYYREILNDSDRRMKGVCRFIQQSPYENQRNIGEAYLLALDNTKNYLGIMDPIRTDTYYPSVFKDAPFIEKLDSFKMFNKLHFKVKSLQERGLPVDFITTGTDMTGNEIIDFKNQEIRKLLEDYDLSEKKRNKKIKKKVKSIDKWNDYFGVAHFNNLINDYAKYDTTNVWLHLSFLHSKVFYFDRILSSIGSYNFQHNATDHSYENTILCLDEQLNKELDEVFVRDMANSVPLKFNKIK